The genomic window TCATCATTATAAAGCGGACTTACAATAAAGACATAGGATCGACCTTGAAGACTGATCTCTCCGATTTCTTCTGTCTCTGAGTCTACTACCTCTTTTAATAATGTTTGAACTAAGGTCGGAGCCGTATCAGGAGAATTCTCATCCTTCTCATAATACCAATTTTGTAAGAATCGTTCCGCAGGAGGGTTCGTAATTAAAATCGTCCCATCTTGATTAAATGTGATAACCCCATCTGCCATACTGCTTAATATGCTGGAAAGTTGCTCTTTTTCTTGACTAAGAGCATTAATATTATATTTGAGTTTTTTCGCCATTTTATTAAATGAAATGGCGAGTTCACCTATTTCATCTGTTGTTAAAATTGGTACTTTCGTATCGAATTTTCCCTTTGCTACCTCAGTAGCGGCTTGTCGCATTTTTCTTAAAGGGGCAGTAATCCGTGTCGATAGGAAAAAGGCAAAAACCGTTGTTAACACAATGGCGATACCTGCCGCCAAGATAATTAATTTGGTTGTTTGCTGGGAAGTCTCCTTAATGACATCTAACGACTGATAAATAAAGACCCCACCATCCTCTTTATCTTGAACATGGAGGGGGACGCCAATCACAATGGAGTTGTCGTAGCGACTCATTTCCCCCTTATCTCCATTAAAAGGGATTTCCTTTCGGATCGTTTCATTTTTTGTTAATACTTTGGATAGTTCAGGGTCATTCAAAATCGTTTCCGGTTTAATTCTATTATCTTGATCTATATTTGGTGAGTAGTAGAATTGATCTTTATTCAATGCGATCATTACATGATCAGGCTTATCAATAATTTCCCAAGCTACTTTCATCCCTAGCTTTTTATCTTTATGTTCGGTCATGATATTCGCGATTTTATTAGCTGTTTCAGATAATTCATTTTCTACTTGACTAACATGGTAATTTTCAAAGAATTCTAGTAAAAGAATCGTTAATAAAAATAATAAAAAGGAAACGAGTAATAAAATGGTCATCCAAAGTTTTCCGACAACACTACGCCAAAGTTTCATCCATTCATAACCTCGAATTTATAACCGACACCCCAAACAGTGACGATCATTTTTGCCGCATTCTCGGAAACTTTATTTAATTTCTCACGTAATCTTTTCACATGCGTATCAACAGTCCGTAAATCACCAAAAAATTCATAATGCCACACTTCTTTTAATAAATGCTCACGATCAAATACCTTGTCAGGGGATTTGGCTAGAAAATATAATAATTCATATTCTTTCGGAGTTAAATTGACTTCTTTTCCATCTGCTAAGACCCGATGGGCATCGTTATCAATGGTTAAATTTGGATAGACAATTAAATCCTTTGATGATGTATCAGTTTGCAAGTAACTGGTTGATGAAGAGCGCCGTAATAACGCCTTAACACGTAGCACTACTTCACGTGGACTAAAAGGTTTCACAATATAATCATCGGTACCGACTTCAAACCCTTGAACACGATTAGCCTCTTCCCCTTTTGCCGTAAGCATAATCACGGGGGTCGCTTTCGTTTCTCTTATCTCCTTACACACTTCGATCCCATCTTTACCTGGCATCATGATATCTAACAAAATCAGATCATATTCATTACGTAAGGCAAGTTCAACGGCAGATTCCCCATCTTCCGCTTCTTCTATTATGTAATTCTCTCTCTCTAAGTACATTTTCAATAATCGACGAATTCTTTCTTCATCGTCTACCACTAAGATTTTAACATCCTTCTCCACAACCATTCCTCCTAACTATTGTTAGAATACCCTATATTGTTACTATACTGCTAATATTATTAGAAAAAAAGCCCCCATGCTAGTGAAGGCTCCTTATTAAAACGATGGGGGCTACATAATTGGATCTCCTGTGAGCCAATTACGAACTTACATAAGAATGGAGACCAGCAATTACTAAGTTCACGGCAACGAAGTTAAACATAATAATGGCAAATCCAATTACAGCTAACCATGCCGATTTTTCACCATGCCATCCTTTTGATAAGCGAAGATGTAAAAATGCCGCATAGAACAACCAAGTGATTAATGCCCAAACTTCTTTTGGATCCCATCCCCAAAAACGGGTCCAAGCAATCTGAGCCCAAATCATCGCAAAGATCAATCCACCTAAAGTGAAGATTGGAAAACCAATTAATACGGACCGATAACTAATTTCATCTATTAGATCGGAATTTAAGTTCTTGACTAAAGGTTGGAATATTGCAGCGACTCGTTTTCTAGCTATAAGACGGATCAGGATATAAAGGATTGTACCTGCAAAAATTGACCAAATCACTGTGTTTAATTTTTTTCCATTAATAAAGGCTGGGACATTGAAAAAGGGCTCCATACGATCTTTCGTTTGAATAACTCCCTCATGAGGACCCGCGATTGCAGGTAGTGTATATTCTACGACCTGTTGTTGTCCATCTTTCGTCACAAAATCAAAGGAAACCTCATAGTTCATGAAATTAAAGGTCATTGTAACAAAAACGAATCCAACTACGGTAATAATTGAATACATAATCACTTCTAGAAAAAATGTTCGTAAATTCCGGGTCGATTGATCAATATTTTTCACTAGATAAATGACACCTGCTATAAAGCTAAGTGCTAAAATCCCTTGTCCAGCGGCTGTAGTCGTTACATGAATATGTAGCCAATCACTCTGTAACGCCGGAATCAACGGACTAATATCTTTAGGGAACATGCTTGCATAAGCAATCATGACAATAGCAATAGGTAGTGCAAACAGCCCTAATGCAGCTACTTTATAAATAGAATAGAGAACAATAAAAGCCGCAACAAGCATCATTCCAAAAAAGGTCGCATATTCGAATAAATTACTTACTGGTGCATGCCCTGATGCGATCCATCTCAATATAAAATAACCAAGTTGTGCAATAAAGCCGATAATTGTAACAATAAATCCAAGTTTTCCCCATTTATTAGGCTTCCTATCTTTTTGACCTTGTTTAATGGCTCCGCCGAATAACAAGGTGGCAACTAAATAAAGAACGAAAGCGGCATAGAGTAAATTGCCGCTCCATTTGACCAACTCTTCCAATTGACTTCCTCCTCTTTTTTATTTTTTCCGATCTAGTGGCTCAGGTATACTCGTTCCTTCTAACGCACTTGATATCTCTCTTTTTAAACCGTGCCAGTTTTTATTTGTATGACCTGCTAAATAAACTTCATCCCCTACCTTTTGAATCCAAATTCTACGATGATTCCAGTAGGCCCCTTGGATCACCCCAATCATAAAGATTAAGCCGCCAATTCCAAATATCCATAATGTTAAATCTTTACGAATGGTTAATGCTGATTTATTAAGAGTTTCAAAATTTTTAAAAGCCATCTTATATTCCGTGTCACCTAATGGCTCGATCGTTTGTCTGATGGCAACAAAACTTACTTCTCCATCTTTATGTTCCGGAGAAATCATTTTAAATAGAAAAGCTGGGTTATTCGGAACCGGTGATTTAGACTTTGGCTCACCATTTTCTGCAAATCCATCAAAGTCCGGATAATACCCTAATAATTCAATTTTATATCCATCGGCAATGTCGTACACTTCTTGTTGCTCCCATAAATCTATTTTCACATCGCCAATTTCTTCATTTGTCTTTTTATTTTTTAATGTAAACTCCATTGCCTTAGGTTCATCTTGAACAAAGCTATTTTGATAAACGGCAAAATTTTCGAATTTCAACGGCTCATTCACTCGAATACTTTTGTCAGTAACTTCCTTTAAGTTTGGTTTCGCACCCTCAGTATTCTCATTTTTGTATAGGACAACATCTGATTGATAATTCTTCACAACGGCTCCGGCCTTATCAAGAGCGTCCTTGAATACAGCAGAATTATCATTTTTATCATATTGATCGACAGTAAATTTATTATTTTTCAAATAATACTCGCCATTTGTACCTGGAATTTCTAATGTTTCTCCTTCACGAATCCATAACATTTCGTCAATATACATTCCATCTACAGAGCGAAGCATGGCAGCGATTAACACGATAATCAGACCAATATGGTTTACGTATGGCCCCCATCTGGAGAATCGACCTTTTTCTGCTAAAATATTGCCATTCTCTTCTCGAATTTTATAATGCTTTTTTTCTAATTGTTCTTTTACCTTTTCAACATCCTGGTCGTACGTTTGGATCTCCTGCCGCGAAAATAGACGTTGTTTTTCCATAAATGTAGGATGGCGAACAATTCTCTGGTTCTTTAGGGCTCTATGTAAAGGGACAACCCGGTCGATACTACATATAACAAGGGATACACCAATTAGAGCGATTAACGCAACATACCAAACCGAATCATATAAGTCATGAAACCCTAACGAATAATATATTTCCCCCCATACGCCATACACATCAGCATAATAATCTTTAGCCGGACGATTTTGCGGAATATACATTTCCTGCGGAAGAATGGTCCCGATGGACGATGCAATCAACGTAATAATAATCAACCATACGCCAACTTTTACAGATGAAAAAAAGTTCCAAACTTTATCGACTATTGATTTATTATATGTTTGTGAACGCCTTGCACTTCCCTCATATCGCATATCATGAAGTTTCTCTTTCTGAGCTTCAACTGTTAAAGCTCTCCCACATGATTCACATAAAATGGTCCCATGCGGATTCACATGGCCGCATTCACATTTTACCTTTTCCATGAAAAAACTCCCCTAATTTATGGTTTTATTTGATCTAATAATCCTCTTATTTCTTCTTCAGTTAAACTTTTGCTAATCGGTTTAGCATTCACGATTTCTCCTTCAGAGTTAATTAAAAAAGTCGTGGGAATCGGAACAATGTTGTAATCTTTTTGAACTTCCTTCTTTTCATCGATGACGACCGGAAATGTCAGTTCAAATTGTTCAACGAATTTCTTTACTTGAAAATTAGATTCTCCCACATTGACAGCAAGAATTTCAACACCTTGTTTTTTGTATTCAGGATATAGCTTTTCCATATAGGGCATCTCAGCTTTACAAGGTTCACACCATGTACCCCAGAAATTCAAAAATACACCTTTTCCCTTATAATCAGAGAGGTGATGTTCCTTTCCATCCAAATCGGTTAGAACAAAATCAGGAGCCTTTTCCCCTTCGGTTATTTTCCCTTTTGACTGCTGGGTCAAATTGGAATAGAGTGTATATCCGACAGCAAGCACTAAAATAGCCAGTATAATCGTACGGATCATCAATCTTTTTTTCTTTTTCTCCATTGAACGACCTCCCTATGCAAGATATTTCCGATAATATGTATCATGGAAACCTTACAAAACTATGTCCATTATAGCATTGAATCGTTTTATCCATATTTGAAGGAAATGTGACAGTTTTGAAATGGTTGTTTCACACTTCCATTTTCTATTGGGGACAGGTTAATGATTTCCCTGTTCTGCCAAAGCTCGTAATTGCTTTACTTCATGTGGAGTCAACTCGCGAAATTCTCCCGCATTCAGTCCTGTTAAGTTCAAATGAGCAAATCTTTCTCTTCTTAATTTTTGGACCGGGAAACCAATTGCTTCGAACATTCTTCTTACTTGGCGATTTCTTCCTTCGTGGATTGTTAATTCAACAATCGATTTTTGCTTTTTCTTATCAATACTAACGACTTTTGTTTTAGCAGGTGCTGTAGGTCCATCTTCAAGTTTAATCCCTCTCTCCAGTTGCCTTAATACAGGGCGTGGTGGGATTCCTTGAAGTTTGGCGATATATGTTTTTTCAATTTTAAATTTCGGATGTGTTAGTAAATTAGCAAATTCTCCATCATTTGTTAATAATAGTAACCCAGAAGTGTCATAATCTAATCGACCTACTGGATAAATTCTTTCTTCAACAAACGGAAAAAAATCGGTTACCACTTTCCGTCCTCTATCATCTGAAACAGCGGATATCACACCGCGTGGTTTATAAAATAATAGGTAGATTTTATCCTCTCTTTCAATTGGAATTCCTTCTACTTCAACTCGATCATGATTAGATACCTTCGTTCCAAGTTCTGTCACGACTTTTCCATTTACTGTTACTTTCCCGCCCAGAATCAGCTGTTCTGCTTTTCTTCTTGATGCAACCCCAGCGTGGGCAATGACTTTTTGCAGCCTTTCCATTTCCTTCACCTCTAAATCATCTCTTGTTTATTCTGATATTTTCCATCTGTTGACTAATTACTTTTAAAATTTTTAGCCCACTTTCTTGCATTATTACATATAGCGACAAAAAATCAAAGAATTCGTTTTCATCCAATTTATTTTTCCCTATTTTCTTTCACTCGTACAAAATTTTATAGTTTCCCAGACAGCCGAAAAAACAACATCAGTATGTGATGTTGTTCTTAAAAGGCTTGATTCAAATGCATTAGGTTTTGGTTTAACCAAACATCATCGTGACCACGACGATTGCAGCAATTATTCCAACGAGATCTGCTAATAAGCCGACTTTCAAGGCATCTCCCATCTTTCTAATCCCTACTGCACCAAAATATACGGTGAGAATATAAAAGGTCGTGTCCGTACTTCCTTGTATGACAGACGCTAATCTTCCAATAAATGAATCAGGTCCATGTGTACCGATAAGATCACTCACCATTCCAAGTGCAGCTGTTCCCGAAATGGGTCTTATGATCGCTAATGGGACAATCTCTGGCGGAACCCCTATTGCAAACAATGCTGGTCTAATCAACTCCATCAAAAACTCAAGTGCTCCCGATGCTCTAAAAATAGCAATCGCCACAAGCATCCCTACTAAAAAAGGGATGATAGATACAGCAATTTTAATTCCCTCTTTCCCACCTTCCACAAAACTTTCGTAGGCAGGCACTTTTTTACATGTACTATAGATTAATATAAACCCGATAATTAACGGGATAATCCATAAGGAGATTGTAGAAATCCATTGCATATTATTTCACTCCATTACGCATTCTTCGGTAATGAAAATAACGATCAATCATGAGGGCGCCAATCGTTGAACATGTAGTCGCGATCAAGGCAGGTCCCACTATATCTGTTGGGGTGGCAGATTCATAATTCATTCGGATCGCGATAACTGTCGTAGGAATAATCGTAATACTTGATGTATTGATTGCTAAAAATGTAATCATTGATCGGCTTGCATAATTTTTTCCACCATTGAGTTCTTTTAATTGTTCCATCGCCTTAATACCTAATGGGGTAGCTGCATTTCCAAGTCCAAACATATTGGCCATCATATTGGACAAAATATACCCCATTGCGGGATGTCCATCTGGTATCTCTGGAAATAATCGTTTGACAAATGGACGAAATATTCTAGATAGTTTATCCAATAATCCAGAATCTTGAGCAATACGCATGATTCCCAGCCAAAAAACAAGGATACTAATAAGCCCAATACATAAGGTAACCGCTTCGTTTGCTGACTGAAAAATGGCCGCATTTACCTCCTCCATTTTTCCATTCACAACCGCAAAGACTAACCCGACAACCACCATTCCAATCCAAATATAATTAACCATGATTTCTCACACCTAATTGAATGTAAAATAAGTTCTTCCAAATTGATTTCCAGTCTTTCTTCTCTTCTTGTTTTCCTTTTTTATAATAGATAGGCATCGTTTTCACTGGGGATTCATTAAAATAAATGACCACTTTTCCTACAGTATCGGGGACATTTTTCCCCTTTTCCCATTGTTTCTTCGGTTTTAACATTTTATATTCCACCCGGATTTTTTTCTCTTCCTTTGGTTTTAGTGGATAAATATACTCATTTTTTACAAACACTTTATTTTTGTATACTGGATGTTTAACCTTTTTGATCACGCCTTCAGACACGATTATTTTTGGGTGATATTGATCAAAGCCATATTCAAACATTCCAATATGATCATTCCAATCATCTGGTGCATTTAAGGTGACTGCAATAAGATCTAAATCTCCTTTAGTAGCAGTAGTGACAAGAGTACGTTTCGCTCTTTTTGTATAACCTGTTTTTCCACCCGTGCAATATTCATACTTCTCTGTTAATAATCGATTTTTATTATTCCATACTCGCTGCCATTCACTATCGGGAAGTGGAGCTCTATGCACCTTCGTACCTGAGATTTGCCGAAACTTTTTATTTTGCATCGCATATTTTGTTAACAATGCCATATCATAAGCCGTTGAAAAATGATTTTCATGATCATCTAATCCATGGGGATTCGCAAAATGGGTGTTTTTCATTCCAATTTCCCTTGCCTTTTGGTTCATTAACAGAACAAAACCATCTTGACTCCCTCCTACATGTTCTGCTATCGCCACTGCCGCATCATTCCCTGATCGTAGCATTAAACCATATACAAGATCTTCCAATTTCATTTTTTCCCCTGGCTTAAGAAAAATAGATGAACCTTCAGCTCGAACCGCCTGATCACTAATCTTCACATCGTCTTCAAGCTTATCCGATTCAATCGCAAGAATAGCGGTCATGATTTTCGTAATACTCGCAATTCGCTTTATTTCGTGAGGATCTTTACCATAAAGGACACGTCCACTATTTTGATCCATCAAGATCGCACTGGAAGCACTGACCGGAGGAGATGCAATTGCCGGTTTGGGGATTAAAGTGAACAGGAGAATAAATGAAAAACATATGTATATGATCTTTTTCATCATGTTAGCCCCTCCTTGTGTATTTGTACAAGTTTATGCAGGGGATGGCAGCATATGAACATTTTTCTTAGCTATTTCCAAACTTTGTGGAAATTAACCCAAAGACAATGTAGGTTAAAAGAATGGGCGATTCATTATCGTCCTTATTTTTAAAAACATTTGTAAAAAAAAAAATGCCCACATTCAATAGAATGTCAGCATCTCTTTTAATCGTTCGATTCTCCCATTGTTTGTTGGAATTTTTCAAAAAACAGATCGGCTTCTTCCTGAACAAATTCTTCTTGCTCTGCTAATGGAGGTAATTCCTGTAAATCCTTTAATGCAAAATAATCTAGGAATTCTTTCGTCGTCCCATATAAGATGGCACGACCTGCTCCTTCTGCTCGGCCCACTTCCTTAATTAAAGCTTTTGATGTTAATGTTTGAAGGGGTCTCTCCGTTTTCACACCCCGTATCTCTTCAATTTCCACTCGTGTAATTGGTTGTTTATAAGCAATAATCGCTAGTGTTTCAAGTGCTGCTTGCGAAAGTGTATGAGCATTCGGGACTTCCACTAATTTTTTCAAATAGGGTGCATGCTCTTTTTTGGTGACTAATTGAAACACTCCCGCCATTTCAATAAGCAGAATACCTCGATCGTCATTATTTTCATATTCCTGTTTCAAATCTTCAATAATATCGATAGCCTCTGGCTCATTGATTTCCAACACTGTCATAATTTGCTTTAAAGAGAGCCCTTCGTCCCCTGCAGCAAATAATAAACTTTCTAAAATGCCTTTCCATTGAATAATACTCAATTGTTTCATTCACCTTTCTTTGCAGACAAGAGGATTTCCGCAAAATTATTATCCTGCTCAACCTCGATTTCATTCCTCTTCATTAATTCCAATACAGCTAAAAATGTTACGACAATATGTTCTTTATCCTCATAAGGAAATAATTGTGAAAATCGGGTTCGACTTTGCATGTTGGTTAACTCATGAATGATTTCACTCATTCTTGTTTCTATCGATATTTCTTGCTTTTTAATTTTTGTTGTCAATGGTTTTTGGAACTTTTTCCTTCTTAATAATTTATTGAATGCACCTAACATATCATAAATGGTGACATTTAATTCAGTCGGCTGAGATTCATCATTCTCTTGATAACAGGAAAGGTCTTCAGGGGGTTTCGTATACAACTTTCCCCGTTCTTGTTCTTTTTCCTTTAGTTTTCTCGCCACTTCTTTATATTTCCGATATTCAATTAGTCTTTCAACAAGCTCATCACGGGGGTCTTCCTCTACTTCCATTTCATCATCCATCAATTCCTCTTCTTGTTTTGGCAATAACATTTTGCTTTTTATCGCTAGCAATGTGGCTGCCATTACTAAATACTCACTTGCGATATCTAATTCTAGTTCTTTCATTGTATGGACAAACATTAAATACTGTTCTGTTATATCAGCCATAGGAATGTTATAAATGTCGATCTCTAATCGTTGGATTAAATGAAGAAGTAAATCTAAAGGCCCTTCAAATGAGTCAACTTTTACTTTATATTGCATGTTTACCACCAATTCTAAGCGTCTGCTCTGTTAAAAATGCAGTGGACATCGATCCACTGATGGGTTCTCTTTAACTAGGCTGTTTCTTGCATTTTCAAACTTTCATATGGGGGATGGTTAACCAACCCTTATAATAGTATAGTAGATTCATTTTCTTTATCCAATAAAAATATTTCTTAAGAATGTCGTTTTTTATTTCGGAACGCTCTTATTTTCGAAAAAGGCAATTGAGTTACTCATCGTTCCCTTGATTTCCACAATCCAAATTTTTTATATAAAAATAATAAGCTTCGGAAAAAATCCTTTATTTTTTACCCATACAAGATATTTGAATCATTTTCGAAGAATTTCGATAAGAAAAGTATGATTTTTCAAAAATTGGGTATGCATTCATAGGGAAATCGTGTTAAACTTATGCTTACCAAACGGGAATAGTGAGGTTGATTTTCATGTATGTTGAATCATATCCACAAGCTTATATTGAATATCTCGTACATTTTCATAGTGACTATGACTATTTTGAATGTCATGAACAATTAGAGGACTATTGGAAGGAACATGCGAATACACAACGAGATTCCATTTGGGTAGGCCTCATTCAAGTGGCCGTTGCCTTATACCACCAACGAAGAGAAAATTTTGTTGGTGCCTATAAATTGATGAAGAAAGCCCTCGTTCAATTCAATGGGAAAATGAATGAAACAGAGCAATTAGGGATTGATCATTCATCATGGGTAAAACTATTGAATGAGCGCTTAGTCGAAATGAAAAATTATATAGAGTATACACCATTATGGATTCCCTTTAATAATCAGCAGATTGTGGCAATTTGTCAAGCCGCTTGTTCTCGATTAAATTTAATCTGGAAATCTAATGTTAATCCATCTTATAAGATCATTCATTTCCATAAATTACGAGACAGATCAGATGTGATCAAGGCAAGAGCACATGCCTTAGCTGAAAGAAAAGTTTTATTATAGTTTTGCCCCTTGTCAAGAGTGCGATAAAGTGAAACTTCATTCCGTGGAGGTTTTACTCCCGTTAAAAAAAAAAAGTAGAAGAAGACTTATGATCCTAGATCATGAGTCTTCTTCTAAATGACACTTTTGAAAAAAAGTAGCGGTATACTCGTTCGGCTTCAGCTGCTTATTTTTATGCATTTCTTTTAAAGCCTTAAGCATAGCTTTTCCGATCCCCTCTTTACGATAGGATGGATTAACAGAAATATGCTGTATTTCCGCCGTTTGATCATCCAAAATATGAATTCCAATAATTCCGATGATGTCTTCATCTTTCCACATATAAAGTTGCCATTGATCGTCCGATTCATACGTCTTCATCGTTTGTTGTAACTGTTTAATATCTTTTTCACATGGCATAAAAGAAAGTAAACCCATCGCAATCTTTTCAAAAGATTTTTTATATCGAATTAACATCCCAAATCCCTCTTAAATCTATTTTCAAAAAAATTGAATATGTTATTTCATTTACTCTTTTTACTATTTTACTAAAAATATTAAAATGAATCAAATTTCCCTTAAAAGTATGATTCCAGAAACCAAAGCTGTCCCCATGATCAAGCTTTGAAAATCAATGACCGGGCTTTATTTGAATCATTTTATAAAAAGCCAATAATAACATCCCCATCCCAATGAAACTAGAAGTAATATGAGAAACAGTAGAGCGTTTTTTTTCATAATATCAATTGGTACTCCCTTATCTTTATTGTTTAACTGAAACAGAAAGTGGAAGATCTAACTTAACAATATCTTCATAACTCTCCCTCTTTATTATAAGATAGGCTTCACCGTTTTCAACAAATACGACTGGAGGTCTTGGAATTCGATTATAATTATTCGCCATCGAATAACCATATGCCCCTGTACAGAACACAGCTAAAATATCCTCTTCCTTTGCTTTTGGTAATGGAAGATCCCAAATGAGCATATCCCCTGATTCACAACATTTCCCCGCGACGGAAACGGTCTCCTCTACAGGGTCATTTACACGATTGGCAAGAACTGCTTCATATTTTGCATCGTATAATGCCGGACGAATATTATCACTCATTCCGCCATCAATGGCTAAATATTTTCTAACCTCAGGAATCGTTTTACTTGAACCTGTTTTATATAATGTTATGCCAGCATCCCCAACAAGGGAACGACCAGGTTCGATCCAAATTTCTGGCATTGTTAATTGATATTGCTCAACTCCAGTTTGAACCTTTTGAATAATCTCCGCTACGTACTCTTCAGGTTCTAACGGAGTGTCCTCATTTGTATAACGAATCCCAAATCCCCCGCCTAAGTTAAGTACTTTCGCTTCAAAATTGAATTGATTTTTCCAGTCGGCCAATTTTTTGATTAATTTCTCGGCTGCTAAGACGAAACCAATTGTTTCGAAAATTTGTGAGCCGATATGACAATGCAATCCTAACACATGCAGATGAGACGAATTTAATGCTACCGTTAACGCCTCTTCTGCTTGACCATTATTTAAATCGAAGCCAAACTTCGAATCTTCCTTGCCAGTTAAAATATAATCATGTGTATGTGCTTCAATTCCAGGGGTTACTCGGAGCAAAATCTTCATCGTATGATTCATTTCAACACAAAGTGATTGCAATAATTCAAGCTCATAAAAATTATCTACAACGACACAGCCAATATTATATTGGATAGCCATTAATAATTCTTCCTTGCTCTTATTATTCCCGTGAAAATGAATTTTTTCTGTTGGAAATTCAGCCTTAATGGCTGTATATAACTCCCCACCAGATACTACATCGAGGGAGAGCCCTTCTTGTGCAACAAGTTGGATCATTCCAATTGCTGAAAAGGCTTTACTCGCATAAGCGACTTGAGCGGTAACACCTAGGTTTTCAAAAGTGGTTTTAAATCCTCTAGCCCGTTCTCTAATCAATCCCACATCGTATACATATAATGGAGTTCCAAATTGTTCGACCAGATCCATTGTATCGACTCCACCAATTTGAAGATGCCCTAATTCATTCACTTCTGCTGTTCCATATTTTATCATTTATTTTTCCCCTCGCTCTATTTTCCGGTTTTACTACTATTATAATTCAACGCTCTCAAA from Oikeobacillus pervagus includes these protein-coding regions:
- a CDS encoding ATP-binding protein, which produces MKLWRSVVGKLWMTILLLVSFLLFLLTILLLEFFENYHVSQVENELSETANKIANIMTEHKDKKLGMKVAWEIIDKPDHVMIALNKDQFYYSPNIDQDNRIKPETILNDPELSKVLTKNETIRKEIPFNGDKGEMSRYDNSIVIGVPLHVQDKEDGGVFIYQSLDVIKETSQQTTKLIILAAGIAIVLTTVFAFFLSTRITAPLRKMRQAATEVAKGKFDTKVPILTTDEIGELAISFNKMAKKLKYNINALSQEKEQLSSILSSMADGVITFNQDGTILITNPPAERFLQNWYYEKDENSPDTAPTLVQTLLKEVVDSETEEIGEISLQGRSYVFIVSPLYNDDHIRGAVVVIRDMTEERRLDKLRKDFIANVSHELRTPISMLQGYSEAIIDDIAASDEEKREIAKIIYDESLRMGRLVNELLDLARMEAGHITLNLSEVNLPNFLKRVTNKFQGIAKEKNIELSYEGTDESLHLQIDSDRIEQVLTNLVDNALRHTPEGGNVKVIYQYSKHNHHVSVEDSGAGIPEEDLPFVFERFYKADKARTRGRSGTGLGLAIAKNIIEAHNGSIKVQSKLGQGTTFSFDLPEELSK
- a CDS encoding response regulator transcription factor, giving the protein MEKDVKILVVDDEERIRRLLKMYLERENYIIEEAEDGESAVELALRNEYDLILLDIMMPGKDGIEVCKEIRETKATPVIMLTAKGEEANRVQGFEVGTDDYIVKPFSPREVVLRVKALLRRSSSTSYLQTDTSSKDLIVYPNLTIDNDAHRVLADGKEVNLTPKEYELLYFLAKSPDKVFDREHLLKEVWHYEFFGDLRTVDTHVKRLREKLNKVSENAAKMIVTVWGVGYKFEVMNG
- the ccsB gene encoding c-type cytochrome biogenesis protein CcsB translates to MVKWSGNLLYAAFVLYLVATLLFGGAIKQGQKDRKPNKWGKLGFIVTIIGFIAQLGYFILRWIASGHAPVSNLFEYATFFGMMLVAAFIVLYSIYKVAALGLFALPIAIVMIAYASMFPKDISPLIPALQSDWLHIHVTTTAAGQGILALSFIAGVIYLVKNIDQSTRNLRTFFLEVIMYSIITVVGFVFVTMTFNFMNYEVSFDFVTKDGQQQVVEYTLPAIAGPHEGVIQTKDRMEPFFNVPAFINGKKLNTVIWSIFAGTILYILIRLIARKRVAAIFQPLVKNLNSDLIDEISYRSVLIGFPIFTLGGLIFAMIWAQIAWTRFWGWDPKEVWALITWLFYAAFLHLRLSKGWHGEKSAWLAVIGFAIIMFNFVAVNLVIAGLHSYVSS
- the resB gene encoding cytochrome c biogenesis protein ResB, which produces MEKVKCECGHVNPHGTILCESCGRALTVEAQKEKLHDMRYEGSARRSQTYNKSIVDKVWNFFSSVKVGVWLIIITLIASSIGTILPQEMYIPQNRPAKDYYADVYGVWGEIYYSLGFHDLYDSVWYVALIALIGVSLVICSIDRVVPLHRALKNQRIVRHPTFMEKQRLFSRQEIQTYDQDVEKVKEQLEKKHYKIREENGNILAEKGRFSRWGPYVNHIGLIIVLIAAMLRSVDGMYIDEMLWIREGETLEIPGTNGEYYLKNNKFTVDQYDKNDNSAVFKDALDKAGAVVKNYQSDVVLYKNENTEGAKPNLKEVTDKSIRVNEPLKFENFAVYQNSFVQDEPKAMEFTLKNKKTNEEIGDVKIDLWEQQEVYDIADGYKIELLGYYPDFDGFAENGEPKSKSPVPNNPAFLFKMISPEHKDGEVSFVAIRQTIEPLGDTEYKMAFKNFETLNKSALTIRKDLTLWIFGIGGLIFMIGVIQGAYWNHRRIWIQKVGDEVYLAGHTNKNWHGLKREISSALEGTSIPEPLDRKK
- the resA gene encoding thiol-disulfide oxidoreductase ResA, with product MEKKKKRLMIRTIILAILVLAVGYTLYSNLTQQSKGKITEGEKAPDFVLTDLDGKEHHLSDYKGKGVFLNFWGTWCEPCKAEMPYMEKLYPEYKKQGVEILAVNVGESNFQVKKFVEQFELTFPVVIDEKKEVQKDYNIVPIPTTFLINSEGEIVNAKPISKSLTEEEIRGLLDQIKP
- a CDS encoding pseudouridine synthase — protein: MERLQKVIAHAGVASRRKAEQLILGGKVTVNGKVVTELGTKVSNHDRVEVEGIPIEREDKIYLLFYKPRGVISAVSDDRGRKVVTDFFPFVEERIYPVGRLDYDTSGLLLLTNDGEFANLLTHPKFKIEKTYIAKLQGIPPRPVLRQLERGIKLEDGPTAPAKTKVVSIDKKKQKSIVELTIHEGRNRQVRRMFEAIGFPVQKLRRERFAHLNLTGLNAGEFRELTPHEVKQLRALAEQGNH
- a CDS encoding spore maturation protein, with the protein product MQWISTISLWIIPLIIGFILIYSTCKKVPAYESFVEGGKEGIKIAVSIIPFLVGMLVAIAIFRASGALEFLMELIRPALFAIGVPPEIVPLAIIRPISGTAALGMVSDLIGTHGPDSFIGRLASVIQGSTDTTFYILTVYFGAVGIRKMGDALKVGLLADLVGIIAAIVVVTMMFG